One Luteolibacter flavescens genomic region harbors:
- a CDS encoding replication-associated recombination protein A, whose translation MPDLFDVSASGAPRPDGDVSGEPLASRMRPRTLDEIAGQKHILGEGKLLRRAIEADRFASLIFYGPPGTGKTTLASVIARSTGSRFEALNGVESNVAEIRAKIDQARTWRDLRGETTILFIDEIHRFNKAQQDVLLPHIERGTVRFIGATTHNPYFYVNSPLVSRSQIFQLESVSTDDLLPVLQRALANEERGFGALDIQVDADALQHLATMSDGDVRKALTSLELAVLTTPPETDGSIRLTLAVAEESIQRKAIVYDADGDAHYDTASAFIKSIRGSDPDAALYWLAKMLHAGEDPRFIARRLVISASEDIGLADSNALRVAMAAQQAFEFVGMPEGRIPLAHATVYLATAPKSSTAYAAIGAAMADVEKGRTLAVPEHLRTKTRKKLAVASGTDEEKMRYLYAHDYEGGYVPQAYLPEGRVYYHPGENGMEKRIKERMDYFRQLAEREKGE comes from the coding sequence CGGGGCAAAAGCACATCCTGGGCGAGGGGAAGCTGCTGCGCCGCGCCATCGAGGCGGACCGCTTCGCATCGCTGATCTTCTACGGGCCACCGGGAACAGGGAAGACCACGCTTGCAAGCGTGATCGCCCGCAGCACCGGATCGCGTTTCGAGGCGCTGAATGGCGTGGAGTCGAATGTGGCCGAGATCCGCGCGAAGATCGATCAGGCCCGCACCTGGCGCGATCTTCGGGGCGAGACGACGATCCTATTCATTGACGAGATCCACCGCTTCAACAAGGCCCAGCAGGACGTGCTGCTGCCGCACATCGAGCGTGGGACGGTGCGCTTCATCGGGGCCACGACCCACAATCCCTACTTCTACGTCAATTCGCCGCTCGTTTCTCGGTCCCAGATTTTCCAGTTGGAGTCGGTCTCGACGGACGACCTGCTGCCGGTGCTTCAGCGCGCGCTCGCGAACGAGGAGCGTGGATTTGGAGCGCTGGATATTCAGGTAGACGCCGATGCTCTCCAGCATCTCGCAACGATGTCGGACGGTGACGTGCGGAAGGCGCTCACGTCGTTGGAACTCGCCGTCCTGACAACGCCGCCCGAGACGGACGGCTCGATCCGGCTCACGCTCGCCGTTGCCGAGGAGTCCATCCAGCGGAAGGCGATCGTCTATGATGCCGATGGCGACGCGCATTACGACACGGCGTCCGCCTTCATCAAATCGATCCGCGGTTCCGATCCGGACGCAGCCCTCTACTGGCTGGCGAAGATGCTGCACGCGGGGGAGGATCCGCGATTCATCGCGCGGCGTCTGGTGATCTCCGCCAGCGAGGACATCGGGCTCGCCGACTCGAATGCGCTGCGGGTGGCGATGGCGGCGCAGCAGGCCTTTGAATTCGTCGGCATGCCGGAGGGGCGAATCCCGCTCGCCCATGCCACCGTCTATCTCGCCACCGCGCCGAAATCGAGCACCGCCTACGCCGCGATCGGGGCCGCGATGGCGGATGTCGAGAAGGGTCGCACCCTCGCCGTGCCCGAGCACTTGCGGACAAAGACTCGCAAGAAGCTCGCCGTCGCCAGCGGGACAGATGAGGAAAAGATGCGCTACCTCTACGCCCACGACTACGAGGGGGGCTACGTTCCGCAGGCCTACCTGCCGGAGGGCCGGGTCTACTACCATCCCGGCGAGAACGGGATGGAGAAGCGGATCAAGGAGCGAATGGACTACTTCCGGCAATTGGCGGAAAGGGAGAAAGGCGAGTGA